The proteins below are encoded in one region of Limnochorda pilosa:
- a CDS encoding GNAT family N-acetyltransferase, with protein MEWRFAVPDDSSVLAELNHQLIQDEGHRNPMTVEELGDRMRGWLASGEYSAVLFFWESKVVAYALYRETKDEIYLRQFFVVRNRRREGIGRGALMDLFTDIWSLDKRRTVSVLANNAVAISFWKAMGYTDYSLTLEMMPGETPNKRIHRTG; from the coding sequence GTGGAGTGGAGATTCGCCGTCCCCGACGATTCTTCAGTGCTTGCCGAGTTGAATCACCAACTCATACAAGACGAAGGCCATCGAAATCCGATGACTGTCGAGGAACTTGGGGATCGGATGCGTGGCTGGCTGGCGTCCGGAGAGTATAGCGCCGTTCTGTTCTTTTGGGAGAGTAAAGTCGTCGCTTACGCACTCTATCGAGAGACGAAGGACGAGATCTACCTACGGCAGTTTTTCGTCGTTCGTAACCGCCGACGGGAGGGGATTGGGCGTGGGGCACTTATGGATCTGTTCACCGATATCTGGTCGCTGGATAAGCGGCGGACCGTTTCCGTACTTGCCAATAACGCAGTGGCAATCTCATTCTGGAAAGCGATGGGCTACACGGATTATTCGTTGACACTTGAGATGATGCCGGGTGAGACACCTAACAAGCGTATTCACCGGACGGGGTGA
- a CDS encoding type II toxin-antitoxin system HicA family toxin, which yields MKRGALLRHLRKHGCILKREGRSHSLWMNPLTGAVETIPRHMEIPDKLARKICRGLSVPEVGQAE from the coding sequence GTGAAACGAGGCGCCTTACTTCGACACCTGAGGAAGCACGGCTGCATTCTCAAGCGGGAAGGCCGGTCACATTCGCTCTGGATGAATCCCCTAACGGGCGCCGTAGAAACCATTCCTCGTCATATGGAGATCCCGGACAAGCTGGCACGGAAGATCTGCCGGGGACTGTCGGTCCCTGAAGTAGGACAGGCCGAGTGA
- a CDS encoding type II toxin-antitoxin system HicB family antitoxin has translation MANEFTAVVEQDGEWFIAYSPEVPGANGQGRTKDEALASLSEAIRLILEDRRDQGLRGIPPDAVVERVSVP, from the coding sequence GTGGCCAACGAGTTCACGGCGGTTGTTGAGCAGGATGGCGAGTGGTTCATCGCATACTCTCCGGAGGTTCCGGGCGCTAACGGCCAGGGCAGGACGAAGGACGAAGCGTTGGCAAGCCTATCCGAGGCTATCCGCTTGATTCTCGAGGACCGTCGGGATCAGGGATTGCGTGGGATTCCGCCCGATGCTGTCGTTGAGAGGGTCAGCGTTCCGTGA
- a CDS encoding VOC family protein, producing MGRGPNLSFDRAPEPRSGKRSWLHLDLYTGDQKGEVERLVGLGARRYPWRYPPDADYVVLEDPDGNLFCVVEDRPKAERALGSAKD from the coding sequence CTGGGGAGAGGACCGAACCTGTCCTTCGACCGGGCACCGGAACCCCGTAGCGGCAAGCGAAGCTGGCTCCACCTTGATTTGTACACGGGCGACCAGAAAGGAGAAGTGGAAAGGCTGGTCGGGCTCGGCGCCAGGCGCTACCCGTGGAGGTACCCACCCGATGCCGATTATGTCGTCCTGGAAGATCCCGACGGCAACCTCTTCTGCGTCGTTGAAGACCGACCGAAGGCTGAGCGAGCCCTGGGATCCGCCAAGGACTGA
- a CDS encoding DUF429 domain-containing protein encodes MEVRLIGVDCATDESRIGVAVGVWENGRLGVRRGVRCGMGKTAVETILGECRPPERPTLLALDAPLGWPLELAEALMHHRAGEGLAVSPDAMFRRESDRFVQARLGKRPLDVGADRIARTAHAALSLLAELRSRLGLEIPLGWQPGAPPAPVAAIEVYPAATLVARGIRPIGYKSTDAKLERVRILDALRREGTIFPEDVGTFESSADVLDAALCVVAAADFLEGNVMPPLDRARAEREGWIWVRPPRTEHSEA; translated from the coding sequence GTGGAGGTTCGGCTTATCGGGGTTGACTGCGCCACCGACGAGTCCAGGATCGGTGTGGCGGTCGGCGTGTGGGAGAACGGAAGGCTCGGGGTTCGTCGGGGCGTCCGCTGCGGAATGGGGAAGACCGCGGTCGAGACCATCCTCGGGGAGTGCCGGCCTCCCGAGCGCCCGACCCTCCTGGCCCTCGACGCGCCCCTGGGATGGCCCCTCGAGCTGGCCGAGGCCTTGATGCACCACCGTGCAGGAGAGGGCTTGGCCGTCTCTCCGGACGCCATGTTCCGCCGCGAGAGCGACAGGTTCGTTCAAGCCAGGCTGGGCAAGAGGCCTCTGGACGTGGGCGCGGACCGCATTGCTCGTACCGCCCACGCCGCCCTCTCGCTCCTGGCTGAGTTACGGTCGAGGTTGGGTTTGGAGATCCCGCTAGGCTGGCAACCCGGGGCGCCCCCGGCGCCCGTGGCCGCGATAGAGGTCTATCCGGCGGCGACGCTGGTCGCCCGCGGTATCAGGCCGATCGGTTACAAGAGCACCGACGCCAAGCTGGAGCGGGTTCGCATCCTGGATGCGTTGCGCCGCGAGGGGACCATCTTCCCGGAGGACGTCGGGACGTTCGAGAGCAGCGCTGATGTGCTCGATGCGGCGTTGTGCGTTGTCGCCGCTGCCGACTTCCTGGAGGGGAACGTCATGCCGCCGCTGGATCGCGCTCGGGCGGAACGCGAGGGATGGATCTGGGTGAGACCGCCCCGTACCGAGCATTCGGAAGCCTGA
- a CDS encoding ester cyclase, which produces MSGKRAGNANPAAFKEWLRWYCQAFTDQVWTIHEILSVGEKAVVRYSGQSTYRGGLLGLPASSKPVRETGMLIFRIAGGKVRELWTALSDLELVFELGGKVVPGSVKDATPG; this is translated from the coding sequence ATGTCTGGCAAGCGGGCGGGCAACGCCAATCCCGCCGCCTTCAAAGAGTGGCTCCGGTGGTATTGCCAGGCGTTCACCGATCAAGTCTGGACGATCCACGAGATCTTGAGTGTGGGCGAGAAGGCGGTGGTCCGGTATTCTGGGCAGTCGACGTACCGAGGCGGGCTCCTCGGCCTTCCGGCGAGCAGCAAGCCGGTACGGGAGACGGGCATGCTCATCTTCCGGATTGCTGGCGGCAAGGTCCGCGAGCTGTGGACGGCCCTGTCGGATCTGGAGCTGGTTTTCGAGCTCGGCGGGAAGGTGGTTCCCGGGAGTGTGAAGGATGCGACGCCGGGATAG
- a CDS encoding alanine racemase → MGERRDPPIRVESQHGAEVVRVEGPSLLEELDTPALVVDLDVMDWNIERMAALARQAGVRLRPHVKTHKSPWIAHRQIRAGAAGITVAKLGEAEVMIEAGITDIFVAYPIVGEPKLRRLERLLNEVDLMLAVDSVEAAESVAQAVRRSGRATARVCIDVDTGHRRLGLPPGAATVELAERVARIRGLEVVGLMSHAGHLAAASSQPALAEAARRAAEALVETAETLRKRRLAIEHVSPGSTTGAAFEAQVPGVTEIRPGTYVFNDRNTVERWAASEADCALTVLTTVVSRPSPDRAIVDAGSKVLSSDPAAGGAPSFGLIAGRPDLKLERLSEEHGILSVDPAGGELRVGDRLRVIPNHVCPAVNLSDVLYGCRDGRVVREIRVAARGRYR, encoded by the coding sequence ATGGGTGAGCGGAGGGACCCGCCCATCAGAGTGGAAAGCCAGCACGGTGCGGAGGTGGTACGGGTGGAGGGGCCGTCCCTTCTCGAGGAACTTGATACACCGGCGCTTGTGGTGGATCTGGACGTCATGGATTGGAACATCGAGCGGATGGCCGCCCTCGCCCGGCAGGCGGGCGTTCGCCTTCGGCCCCACGTCAAGACCCACAAGTCGCCCTGGATCGCCCACCGGCAGATCCGGGCGGGCGCGGCCGGGATCACCGTGGCCAAGCTAGGCGAGGCTGAGGTGATGATCGAAGCGGGCATCACCGACATCTTCGTCGCCTATCCGATCGTGGGAGAGCCAAAGCTCCGCCGCCTCGAGCGCCTGCTGAACGAGGTCGATCTCATGCTTGCCGTCGACTCGGTGGAGGCCGCCGAGTCCGTCGCACAGGCCGTGCGGAGAAGCGGCCGCGCGACGGCCAGGGTCTGCATTGACGTGGACACTGGGCACCGGCGCCTGGGGCTGCCGCCCGGTGCGGCGACGGTGGAACTGGCTGAGCGTGTCGCACGGATCCGGGGGCTCGAGGTGGTCGGGCTCATGTCGCACGCCGGTCACCTGGCGGCCGCGTCGTCGCAGCCTGCCCTGGCCGAAGCGGCGCGCCGGGCGGCCGAGGCCCTGGTCGAGACGGCTGAGACGCTTCGCAAGCGGCGGCTGGCCATCGAGCATGTCAGCCCGGGGTCGACGACGGGGGCCGCCTTCGAAGCCCAGGTACCCGGCGTCACGGAGATTCGCCCCGGCACCTACGTCTTCAACGATCGGAACACCGTCGAGCGCTGGGCGGCGAGCGAAGCGGACTGCGCCCTCACCGTGCTGACGACCGTCGTCAGCCGGCCCTCTCCCGATCGGGCCATCGTTGATGCGGGCAGCAAGGTGCTCTCCTCGGACCCGGCCGCAGGCGGTGCTCCTTCGTTCGGGCTCATCGCGGGCCGGCCCGATCTGAAGCTCGAGCGGCTGAGCGAGGAGCACGGCATCCTCTCGGTGGACCCCGCCGGCGGGGAGCTCCGGGTGGGCGACCGGCTCCGGGTGATTCCCAACCACGTCTGCCCGGCCGTCAATCTGAGCGACGTCCTCTACGGGTGCCGGGACGGGCGGGTCGTCAGGGAGATCCGCGTGGCCGCCCGGGGCAGGTACCGGTAG
- a CDS encoding DinB family protein, whose product MRVWLHRWEGDEQGWSAWSLDHLGFATWAPSRTEVLKRVPVKYGEYRLWLEQCGAGTSVEEAGAVEVVEEIIGDEVAFQDDLAPATAEEVSRCIHLLQCTRRGLLEAVAPLSDDVLDWDPPYRRFAPFAWWKSVRQVVEHVALTEVGYYLPSVGWRPAFHPQALREMAWQDQLRVSRQETLRFLEELSSSSDRARVRETDEVWSVRKVLRRLVWHERLHWKSIRRIVREYDRSHRA is encoded by the coding sequence TTGCGCGTCTGGCTTCATCGGTGGGAGGGGGATGAGCAAGGGTGGAGCGCGTGGTCGCTCGACCACCTCGGCTTCGCGACCTGGGCACCCTCCCGGACCGAGGTCCTGAAGCGAGTGCCCGTCAAGTACGGCGAGTACCGCCTGTGGCTGGAGCAGTGCGGTGCGGGTACGTCCGTCGAGGAGGCGGGGGCCGTCGAGGTGGTCGAGGAGATCATCGGCGACGAAGTCGCCTTTCAGGACGACCTCGCGCCGGCGACGGCGGAGGAGGTCTCTCGCTGCATCCACCTGCTGCAATGCACCCGCCGCGGCCTCCTGGAGGCGGTTGCGCCCTTGTCCGACGACGTGCTCGACTGGGATCCCCCGTACAGGCGCTTCGCTCCCTTCGCATGGTGGAAGAGCGTCCGACAGGTCGTGGAACACGTTGCGCTCACCGAGGTCGGATACTACCTTCCCAGCGTCGGGTGGCGCCCGGCCTTCCACCCCCAGGCTCTCAGGGAGATGGCCTGGCAGGACCAGTTGCGGGTGTCCCGCCAGGAGACGCTTCGCTTCCTGGAGGAGCTCAGCTCCAGCTCCGACAGGGCGCGCGTCCGCGAGACCGACGAGGTCTGGTCGGTCCGGAAGGTCCTGCGCAGGCTCGTCTGGCATGAGCGGCTTCACTGGAAGAGCATCCGGCGGATCGTGCGCGAGTACGACCGGAGCCACCGGGCGTGA
- a CDS encoding dienelactone hydrolase family protein, with translation MIPGGRGAFLAVPPTGKGPGVLVLHAWWGLSDTMKGICTQLAESGFVAFAPDLYHGKVAKTIADAEALGKALDANHLQAKAEIAAATAFLAELEASLRRAGRPVTFYRYAAPDTGSSNLTARRHTTHRQPPWRGIEPWPSCDGPPPCESEPGGLEIFWLRGPLRLHLREVKVGCASGFIGGRGMSKGGARGRSTTSASRPGHPPGPRS, from the coding sequence GTGATCCCGGGGGGCCGAGGAGCGTTTCTCGCCGTTCCGCCCACTGGCAAGGGGCCCGGCGTCCTGGTCCTTCACGCCTGGTGGGGCTTGAGCGACACCATGAAGGGCATCTGCACGCAACTGGCCGAATCTGGTTTCGTGGCATTCGCCCCAGACCTCTATCACGGCAAGGTCGCAAAGACCATTGCCGATGCGGAAGCCCTGGGCAAAGCGCTTGACGCCAACCACCTCCAGGCCAAGGCCGAGATCGCGGCTGCCACCGCGTTTCTCGCCGAGCTGGAGGCATCCCTGAGGCGTGCGGGCCGCCCGGTGACCTTCTATCGCTATGCGGCACCGGACACTGGTTCATCGAACCTGACCGCCCGCAGGCATACAACCCATCGGCAGCCACCCTGGCGTGGGATCGAACCCTGGCCTTCCTGCGACGGTCCTCCGCCGTGTGAGTCGGAGCCAGGCGGTCTGGAGATCTTCTGGCTCCGCGGCCCATTGCGACTCCACCTACGGGAGGTGAAGGTAGGTTGCGCGTCTGGCTTCATCGGTGGGAGGGGGATGAGCAAGGGTGGAGCGCGTGGTCGCTCGACCACCTCGGCTTCGCGACCTGGGCACCCTCCCGGACCGAGGTCCTGA
- a CDS encoding LysE family translocator, with protein sequence MLTTQFLLTSLIVVVMPGTGVLYTLSNGMARGGRAGIAAALGCTLGILPHLLASALGLSAIMHVSATVFSVVKYGGSAYLLFLAWQMWKETGALAIGHESTESSLVKVALRGVALNILNPKLTIFFLAFLPQFITPGVLSATRQLVGLSAVFMLMTLVVFCLYALLAGGARKALSAMPRSIRWIQRSFAVVFAGLAVELAFTRR encoded by the coding sequence ATGCTTACCACGCAGTTCCTGCTCACATCCTTGATCGTCGTCGTGATGCCTGGTACCGGCGTCTTGTACACGCTTTCGAACGGGATGGCCCGCGGCGGGCGCGCCGGCATCGCGGCGGCCCTCGGGTGCACGCTCGGGATCCTCCCGCACCTGCTGGCGAGCGCGCTCGGCCTCTCTGCAATCATGCACGTGAGCGCGACGGTCTTCTCGGTCGTCAAGTACGGGGGCTCCGCCTACCTGCTCTTTCTGGCCTGGCAGATGTGGAAGGAGACGGGCGCGCTCGCGATCGGGCATGAGTCGACCGAAAGCAGCCTCGTGAAGGTGGCCTTGAGAGGGGTAGCCCTCAACATCCTGAACCCCAAGCTGACCATCTTCTTCCTGGCCTTCCTGCCCCAGTTCATCACACCGGGAGTGCTCTCGGCGACCCGGCAGCTCGTCGGCCTGAGCGCCGTCTTCATGCTGATGACCCTGGTGGTCTTCTGCCTGTATGCCCTCCTCGCAGGCGGGGCACGCAAAGCCCTCAGCGCGATGCCCCGTTCGATCCGGTGGATCCAGAGGTCGTTCGCCGTCGTCTTCGCAGGGCTGGCCGTTGAGCTCGCATTCACCCGCCGGTGA
- a CDS encoding VOC family protein encodes MLRDPLGKGPNLSFDRAPETRRGKRSWLHLDLNTGDQQGEVERLVGLGVRRYPWRYPPDADCVVLEDPDANLFCVVEDPTES; translated from the coding sequence ATTCTCCGGGATCCCCTGGGGAAGGGGCCGAACCTCTCCTTCGACCGAGCGCCGGAAACCCGTCGCGGGAAGCGAAGCTGGCTCCATCTCGATCTGAACACAGGCGACCAACAAGGTGAGGTCGAACGGCTGGTCGGTCTCGGCGTCAGGCGCTACCCGTGGCGGTACCCTCCCGATGCGGATTGCGTTGTCCTGGAAGATCCCGACGCCAACCTCTTCTGCGTCGTTGAGGACCCAACTGAAAGCTAA
- a CDS encoding alpha/beta hydrolase yields MIPFLAQDAVCTLNQLAALNEADPQGVLEGRLDLDRAAIAGLSLGGAITAEACRMEPRFRACLVMDVFMSADVVREGLK; encoded by the coding sequence ATGATCCCCTTTCTGGCCCAAGATGCGGTCTGCACGCTGAATCAACTGGCAGCCCTGAACGAGGCGGATCCGCAGGGCGTCCTGGAGGGGCGGCTGGACCTGGATCGGGCTGCCATCGCCGGGCTGTCGCTGGGCGGCGCGATCACCGCCGAAGCCTGCCGGATGGAGCCCAGGTTCAGGGCTTGCCTGGTAATGGACGTCTTCATGTCGGCTGACGTGGTCCGTGAAGGCCTGAAGTAG
- a CDS encoding threonine synthase yields the protein MIRSLAIGQISLGTGQYRYPLWPPLTEGCPRSSTSEIAYPLTVDYDYSRVSAGLFDQPALPGLDRWTPLLPPLDERLALGEGGTALIPLEGGAGGWDGRLYIKDESRNPTWSHKDRLNRCAVSAAALSGSAGVVVASSGNHAGSAAAYAARAGLPCVALVSAGAPLEVQAWIRSYGAVVLQVEREARWSVMRQIVRQLGYHPVSNLTEGGHTGHPFGPEGYKSIAYELFLQLGRRPPAAVFVPTGYGELLFGVWKGFAELQRLGLSPTVPRMFACEPAARAPLFQALAQGRPVAAVPARPTRAVSIATTVSGYRALLAVQESGGWAIRVTDADLVASREGLARAGIWAELSAAAGLAGCRLALDQGERFDGPVVCISTASGFKRWADGSGAKPAPQVSDDLFEINRVLRSHYGLDV from the coding sequence GTGATACGCTCGCTGGCCATTGGGCAGATCTCTCTGGGCACGGGACAGTACCGCTATCCGCTGTGGCCGCCCCTGACCGAGGGGTGCCCCCGAAGCAGCACGTCGGAGATCGCCTATCCGCTGACGGTCGACTACGATTACAGCCGGGTGTCGGCGGGTCTGTTCGACCAGCCGGCCCTGCCCGGGCTCGACCGCTGGACCCCGCTGCTGCCTCCGCTGGACGAGCGCCTCGCCCTAGGCGAGGGCGGTACCGCACTCATCCCTTTGGAGGGTGGGGCGGGTGGCTGGGACGGCCGGCTCTACATTAAGGACGAGAGCCGGAATCCGACCTGGAGCCACAAGGACCGGCTCAACCGGTGCGCGGTCAGCGCCGCCGCGCTCTCTGGCAGCGCCGGGGTCGTGGTCGCCTCGTCGGGCAATCACGCCGGTTCCGCCGCCGCCTACGCTGCGCGGGCCGGTCTGCCCTGTGTCGCTCTGGTCTCCGCCGGGGCGCCGCTGGAGGTCCAGGCGTGGATTCGCTCCTACGGGGCCGTCGTGCTCCAGGTGGAGCGGGAGGCCCGTTGGTCTGTGATGCGGCAGATCGTCCGGCAACTGGGGTACCATCCCGTCAGCAACCTGACCGAAGGCGGGCATACCGGTCACCCCTTCGGCCCCGAGGGGTACAAGAGCATCGCCTATGAGCTGTTCCTCCAACTGGGCCGGCGCCCGCCCGCGGCCGTCTTCGTGCCCACCGGCTACGGGGAGCTGCTCTTCGGTGTGTGGAAGGGCTTTGCCGAGCTTCAACGCCTTGGTCTCAGCCCGACGGTGCCCCGGATGTTCGCCTGCGAGCCAGCTGCCCGGGCACCGCTCTTCCAGGCCCTAGCCCAGGGAAGGCCCGTGGCCGCCGTTCCGGCCCGCCCGACCCGGGCGGTCTCCATCGCCACCACTGTCAGCGGGTACCGGGCCCTCCTGGCCGTCCAGGAGAGCGGCGGGTGGGCGATCCGGGTGACCGATGCGGATCTGGTCGCCTCGCGGGAAGGTCTCGCCCGGGCCGGCATCTGGGCGGAGCTCTCCGCCGCCGCCGGGCTGGCCGGATGCAGACTGGCTCTGGACCAGGGGGAGCGTTTCGATGGCCCCGTGGTCTGCATCAGCACCGCAAGCGGGTTCAAGAGATGGGCCGACGGGAGCGGTGCTAAACCCGCGCCGCAGGTGTCGGACGACTTGTTTGAGATTAACCGGGTCCTGCGGTCCCACTACGGCCTCGATGTCTAG
- a CDS encoding sugar isomerase domain-containing protein, which yields MRPSAAYLHEMIGRLESIQDPERREAMDQAARWVAECIAGDQVVHLFGSGHSALLAREVVGRAGGLAAMSIIEDPLLGAAERLEGYASLLLQRYLPLGTDDLLIVLSTSGRNPLPIEIALLAQERGLRVIALTSLEYSRTVTSRHRSGKRLFEIADLVLDLGAPEGDALIEVPGVPEKVGPVSTVIGAAVLHSVVLEATARLVQMGIEPPVLMSDNLDGGREHNERLRRRYRGRVVGL from the coding sequence GTGAGACCATCCGCAGCCTACCTGCACGAGATGATCGGGCGACTCGAGAGCATCCAGGATCCAGAGCGTAGGGAGGCGATGGACCAGGCGGCTCGTTGGGTGGCCGAGTGTATCGCCGGCGATCAGGTGGTCCATCTCTTCGGCAGCGGCCATTCGGCCCTGCTGGCACGAGAGGTGGTGGGGCGAGCAGGCGGGCTGGCCGCTATGAGCATCATCGAGGATCCGCTCTTGGGAGCCGCCGAGAGGCTGGAAGGGTACGCGTCCCTGCTCCTTCAGCGATACCTACCCCTGGGGACCGACGACCTGCTCATCGTTCTCTCGACCTCGGGGCGCAATCCGCTGCCCATCGAGATCGCCTTGCTGGCCCAGGAGCGCGGCCTGCGGGTGATCGCCCTCACCTCCCTGGAGTACTCCCGTACCGTGACATCGCGCCATCGAAGCGGCAAGCGGCTCTTCGAAATCGCAGACCTGGTCCTGGACCTGGGCGCGCCCGAGGGCGACGCCCTGATCGAGGTCCCGGGGGTGCCGGAGAAGGTGGGGCCCGTCTCGACCGTCATCGGCGCGGCGGTCCTGCACTCGGTGGTCCTCGAGGCGACCGCCCGGCTGGTCCAGATGGGCATCGAGCCGCCCGTCCTGATGAGCGACAACCTCGACGGCGGGCGGGAGCACAACGAGCGCCTGCGGCGAAGGTACCGGGGGCGCGTCGTGGGGCTGTAG
- a CDS encoding PHP domain-containing protein, with the protein MSDGSASEWILQRDMHVHSGYSDGEDDFEAIIARAVDIGVRRLAVTDHFEIGRPNSVRVPPDQYLHAFRQAQDLAARKGVDLLLGVETGVAGGRLLCPDQVLAAADLVVASVHEIRPGECGFSPADLADLPEEEYWACYQRQVLQAARAEFVDVLGHVEGYLPARWSRYPGALDFAGRRRAEAEIVRRFFPLSFYRELAAILRIRGVAVELHGMSCSPRLEVARILREEGCTFSIGSDAHALHDLGHVGHAARVAGVLGLGPRDFHPLCR; encoded by the coding sequence GTGTCGGATGGAAGCGCCTCCGAGTGGATCCTCCAGCGGGACATGCACGTCCACTCCGGGTACTCGGACGGCGAGGACGATTTCGAGGCGATCATCGCCCGCGCGGTCGACATCGGGGTGAGACGCCTCGCGGTGACCGACCACTTCGAGATCGGGCGGCCCAATTCGGTTCGAGTGCCGCCGGATCAGTACCTCCACGCCTTTCGCCAGGCCCAGGACCTCGCCGCCCGGAAAGGGGTCGACCTCCTGCTGGGGGTGGAGACCGGCGTGGCCGGTGGGAGGCTGCTCTGCCCGGACCAGGTCCTGGCCGCGGCGGACCTGGTCGTCGCCAGCGTCCACGAGATTCGGCCGGGCGAATGCGGGTTCTCTCCGGCTGATCTGGCCGACCTGCCGGAGGAGGAGTACTGGGCCTGTTACCAGCGTCAGGTGCTGCAGGCGGCTCGGGCGGAGTTCGTAGACGTGCTGGGCCACGTGGAGGGGTACCTCCCTGCCCGGTGGTCCCGCTACCCCGGGGCGCTCGACTTCGCGGGCCGCCGGCGAGCCGAGGCGGAGATCGTGCGGCGGTTCTTCCCGCTCAGCTTCTACCGAGAGTTGGCCGCCATCCTGCGGATCCGCGGCGTGGCGGTCGAGTTGCACGGAATGAGCTGCAGCCCCCGGCTTGAGGTGGCCCGGATCCTGCGCGAGGAAGGGTGTACCTTCTCCATTGGAAGCGATGCCCACGCGCTCCACGACCTGGGGCACGTGGGGCACGCGGCAAGAGTGGCGGGCGTCCTTGGTCTCGGGCCCCGGGATTTCCACCCTCTCTGCCGCTGA
- a CDS encoding type 1 glutamine amidotransferase family protein, with the protein MSFRRCGVTCSLALAALLLLAQPAPAAQVALHVSDATLEWEAAVGFLGDAYGLQVENVRQLLAGLGLEWVELSDEALEQGDARFLAAELLIMPGSRRMSEAQLGAIGRFVAAGGRLLVFYHSSLKTPDGALYEPYGFGLGELLRVEFVGWNHLRPLHGSIRRTAEHPVWQEVPEFVETPRNRAVVVRTLPGGQVLGVWYDDFRATASHPEATNAAVVLSEAGIYVGEALWVPELFADDSVRRLLGNMIHFLLEACAEPGSPRPGPGGAS; encoded by the coding sequence GTGAGCTTCCGAAGGTGCGGAGTGACCTGCTCCCTGGCTCTGGCGGCTCTCCTCCTCCTGGCCCAGCCGGCGCCGGCGGCGCAGGTCGCCCTTCACGTGAGCGACGCGACCCTGGAGTGGGAGGCGGCTGTGGGTTTCCTGGGGGATGCGTACGGGCTCCAGGTCGAGAACGTGCGGCAGCTTCTGGCCGGCCTGGGGCTGGAGTGGGTGGAGCTCTCGGACGAGGCGCTGGAGCAGGGCGATGCCCGCTTCCTCGCGGCCGAGCTGCTGATCATGCCGGGGAGCCGGAGGATGAGCGAGGCCCAGCTTGGGGCCATAGGGCGCTTCGTCGCGGCCGGGGGGCGGCTGCTCGTCTTCTACCACTCCTCCTTGAAGACGCCCGACGGCGCCCTGTACGAGCCCTACGGGTTCGGGCTGGGGGAGCTCCTGCGGGTGGAGTTCGTCGGCTGGAACCACCTGCGACCGCTCCATGGGAGCATCCGCCGGACAGCAGAACACCCCGTCTGGCAGGAGGTTCCCGAGTTCGTCGAGACCCCGCGGAACCGGGCGGTGGTGGTTCGGACGTTGCCGGGTGGTCAGGTGCTTGGCGTCTGGTACGACGACTTCCGGGCGACCGCTTCCCACCCGGAAGCGACCAACGCCGCGGTCGTCCTGTCTGAGGCGGGGATCTACGTCGGGGAAGCGCTGTGGGTGCCGGAGCTCTTCGCCGACGACTCGGTGCGGCGCCTGCTGGGGAACATGATCCACTTCCTGCTGGAGGCCTGCGCCGAGCCCGGGAGCCCGAGGCCCGGTCCCGGAGGGGCCTCTTGA